The Topomyia yanbarensis strain Yona2022 chromosome 3, ASM3024719v1, whole genome shotgun sequence nucleotide sequence CGTGACCATCCACACAGAACACACACGAATGTGTGaatggttataaaatcgaatttatacaggTGAAGTCACACACACGTGAACTCTCgcacgacaaacacgttaacatacgaacgcttaagcccttcgtgATCATACACGctagagatgggccattcgttcgcgaacggttcaagtgaactggttcttcgaagagaatgagcgaacggaagttctttttaaaagaacggtagttcacaattctcttcaaagcgaatgaactgaacctgacccaaagccgtttggcgaatttctcggaccgatttttaggtgaacgaatgaaaatgaaccgacttgccgtcccacaaaccgctctctgtgctctccgagaatggaaccggcgaagaacgaatcatcacattctctatttctctagttatacatcatgaagaaatcgctacccttgatgaacttgttaagcatacaggggtataatagtttgggcaccatctgtttggttcctctccaagaatcgaatgttttgagagacattcgctagatacaagtaaaatatcagctgaacggaagaacggttcatctgaactagttctttttacagaactgttcagtcgggaatggttctgcgaagtgaactgtttcgcccatctctaatacacgcacacctacgttcgcgatatCGCAAACTTGAAAATActccggtgataaggtgaacgttttagtacttacgaagttacaaacgtgGTCTCAAACGCCAACTCACAAACGTCCGTGTTGACGCgaccatgaatcggtcacgtccggaaatctttatccTCCGTTCTAGctacttaggtccatacattcagttgaaccaatcgaaaaaataaagctcatagcCACTAGCCAACACGTGatgtgatatggaagaactcattTTAGCATTtgtagcatctgagccgtacacagaaaattaagtatcacATTCACGGTTCGCGTGCGACCATCCAATAactcgaatatgcgaaaggcacacggttaaacgttagcacacgcgacatacaaacgcacacgcaatCGAcaacgttaacgtacaaacaagccattcgcgatgatacacgcgatcgcgaagtctactcccgcacatacctgaaccgtacaacgaATATCATTCAGAatgcaattggtcggtgttatgtcagatcggactaagtgacaaaatattgatttcgagaaaaacgggtttaaagtttgaatcgcagcatcctctacgttataattggaatttttttttgccataattcttgttcatggttacatatttcaaatctggcaaaagtcgaatgtagctgaagaaattgtttatccagtgttatcattatctcattttttgatgttttgcgacttagtccggtcagacttaacaccgaccaattgaccTTAAAGAGTGTTTCAGTGGATGACATtgcccgtctcgtctgcaattttaGTGAATGATTCTGACGGGAGCCCTTCCAGAGACCAAGTTCTACAGTTCcaataggacaactctcgaaaaaaatcgaatacAAGGCTACACTAGGGAGAACACAACTTCCAGTACATGTCAAGTGATGTCTTATCTTGAAATTTCTGAGGACGATAAGAGCTTTTTGATAATGTAAtgcttaaattaaaattatgacAATTTAGAAGAGTAGTGTAATAGAACAGTcattttgcagtaattcttccaaacatgtAGATATTCTATATCTCtttgaaaagttagtgatgGCGCCCTCTATTTAATAAAATATAGAACCAACATTTTGTAGCAAAAAGATGATTCATAATATGTACCAAAATTCTTCCATACATACTATTATACTAGACCCAACCAGTTTTTTGGGGGATTCGACTACAGATTCACTACAGTACGCTGGAGGATCTCCTCATCACGCGCAGCAGCTCACCGTGGACAACTCAAACTCCGTGCATTATTCAGCCTGTAATTTTTACCTGAAACAAAAATGTGAAATACTGAATAAAGAAGTCTTCTTTATTTGGAAGGCTTTTCTGCACAAGATATTCTATTTTAGTAaccaaaagttgaaattttaaaatattttagtcTGTTTCTAATAAAGTACTCGATTATTCGACGTTTTTGGCAGTAAGTGCGTTAATAACATTGCAAAATgagatttttaatatattttttcagttcaGTCTGTGCACAATTAAACTATCTAAAAAACCCTTTATTCATGCGTTAGAactattctacttcaaaacgcTACAGCATAAATGGTACGGCCAATCCCACAAATGTTGTGGCATGATAAAATCATAATCATTTGCATGCAAGTCTAGATCTAGACTGATTAGATTAATGTATTCTATTTATTGACAGTAATTGACCATTTTTGCAAAATCGGCTCCATAACCATCGGAATTGATACTAGACTTTCCACCGAAGTTTGGAAAGCAGTGGTGAAGCTTATTTCGACATATGACAAACAAATAGTAGCCAACGATACAACTTGGTTGCATGATCATGTACTTGGTATCAACGATGAAGtagaaaagtttttcaaaacattGCTGGACTGCATGCAAATCAGCAAAAACGGACTGATAAAACTGAAATTCAATGGGCTTTTGCTGAAAGTATTACTCAAGATTTTGATGTTGATCAAAGAAGAATTCAACAATTATGAAACCCTGCTGAACACTTCAGTTGCTATAGAGAACACGCTATTGACGAAGAATTTCAGCAAAGAATTGATTGAAGCAGTTCGCCAGCATTTGACAGTTGGATATATGAATCTCTTCGGATTGGTGTTTAGACATTCAAATTTTGCCAAGGTGACTTAACATATGCTTATTCTCAAAATACATATTTAATGCTCTGTTTGATTTCAGGCACTCTCTTCAACCGATTATCAATCAACCGAAGAAATAATAGCTCTTAATAAAATAGTGATGTACGTTATCTCCAAACTGGTTACGGAGGACCGGAATACAACTATTATCGATCTCTATATCGTAAGAAACAATTTGCTATCAACGTGTATTAGACATTTATCAAGAAGTCACTTAATATTCAATCAACATGAAGGCAGTTATAACGAATTGCTAAGTCATATTGCAGTATTTGTTTTAATTTGCGCAAAAAAGGATTCCAGGAGTCGACAAAAAATCCTCGAGGAAACGTTGGTAGGTATGATTCTGCAGGATTCATACTGGGTAGGTGTAGCAGGGCTCGATGTTTGGAGTATCTATCTTCGATTCCAGTCGGTTTGGCTTTTATGGTCTTATTTTAAGTTTTGGAAGGTTATAAACGATGAGTTTTCAGTGTTCGTTTCGCAACCAAAAGCTGTTTTTGTAGGTCGATTACTGCaaaacttgtttgtatttttgcCGAGTAGTATGCAACAAAAAGTATGGACAGAGTATCCAATTTCTAATAAGAAAAATTGTAAGTTATGGATTACAATCGGTCTGGATAAAGTAGATAACCAATTAGTCGCTGGCGTTAAAAATATGTTTGCACAGCATCTTACTGAATTTTGTTCTGTTAGTTTAACACAAATAACGCCACAGAAATTGTATGAAACTATGTACACTATCAATTTGATCAGTAGTTTGGACGATAGGAATATGTTCGAAACTATTGCGCCTGAGCTTGTAATGTTGTTGGAAGCTTTATCTGTGAGTAAAAATGACATTGTAAAAACTAATTCTTTAATATGTACGTTTATAATAGTAACGAAAAAATTGACGAAACATGCAATATGCATTCCTAATCTGATTCGAACTAATATATTTCAAGATATGTGTTCATTAAGTTTGTCTTCAAAGTTTAATTTCCTATATAAAAATGAACAGATTCTCGAACAGTTTAGAAATCCTTTAACTTCAGATTGCAATATGCTGATTAAAGCAATGGCATCTTGTCATGACCAGAATTGTACCGCCCCAGTTTCTAGAGACCAGTTAGGAACAATACTGTCGTATCAAATAGAACAAGATCGAATTTCACATTGTTGCCAATCACACACAGCGGCTAGTAATGTCACGAATTACTTCGATTGTAGTTTTGATGATACTGTGTTGGCTTCCGCCTTAATGGATAGTGATACCGACCGCAATCCAAAACGACAGAAACTGGACACTGTTCTGAAACCAGATTGTTGTCCTACGCTTGAAGAGCCCTGCATAGCAACTGATTCAATCGGAGTTCTTAACGGTCAAGTTCAAATTTTGCAACGATTACACGGGCGAGGTGTTTTGAGCGAAGATCACATTGATCAAATAAATAGGATAGGATTTGTTTTAAGCACTTTAGGCCATTagtatatttttgaaattattgtaCATATAATCAAGGGAACATATTTTATTTGTCGCGAAATGTCCGTACAAATTGACAAACTAACCTTTTCCATTatgattttttcttgtgtttttCCGAAAGCCATCTAACATCAATAAGAATATTCCCACGGAAACGAATCTGAGAAATGAAGAttagtttttaaattcaatatTAGTAGAGGTAGGAATTAGGGAAAATCTTGAAAGTCATAAAAGACTGATAGTGATAAAGTAAAGAAAATAACTGGACCGCGATGTGAGTGTATCTATCTATCGATGTGTCTGGCGGATGGAATTCCGGTAGGGTTAGCAACCATCATTACTTAAAAAGACATGTCCTCAAGCTCAACGATTTTTACCGTTACGCAATCCATTA carries:
- the LOC131690951 gene encoding uncharacterized protein LOC131690951, translating into MTDHTTQLLTFQDLRQADKLQSVSLKKIARICLNSLRRQESDVDVYEFLFTKVLYLFDPEEFETNVSLVLLPELGKHLHKIAVELEDNALSCFMIDNLKSLLAIANILLKFTEYVVGTSETYQFYKSIVIFLEFLIRSYEVIRQHIHTNNPGTNEDDMVKQLFTVCQKIHHLVSNLLAPPTGSGQYFQHLDLKDEFECLKNVIDHFCKIGSITIGIDTRLSTEVWKAVVKLISTYDKQIVANDTTWLHDHVLGINDEVEKFFKTLLDCMQISKNGLIKLKFNGLLLKVLLKILMLIKEEFNNYETLLNTSVAIENTLLTKNFSKELIEAVRQHLTVGYMNLFGLVFRHSNFAKALSSTDYQSTEEIIALNKIVMYVISKLVTEDRNTTIIDLYIVRNNLLSTCIRHLSRSHLIFNQHEGSYNELLSHIAVFVLICAKKDSRSRQKILEETLVGMILQDSYWVGVAGLDVWSIYLRFQSVWLLWSYFKFWKVINDEFSVFVSQPKAVFVGRLLQNLFVFLPSSMQQKVWTEYPISNKKNCKLWITIGLDKVDNQLVAGVKNMFAQHLTEFCSVSLTQITPQKLYETMYTINLISSLDDRNMFETIAPELVMLLEALSVSKNDIVKTNSLICTFIIVTKKLTKHAICIPNLIRTNIFQDMCSLSLSSKFNFLYKNEQILEQFRNPLTSDCNMLIKAMASCHDQNCTAPVSRDQLGTILSYQIEQDRISHCCQSHTAASNVTNYFDCSFDDTVLASALMDSDTDRNPKRQKLDTVLKPDCCPTLEEPCIATDSIGVLNGQVQILQRLHGRGVLSEDHIDQINRIGFVLSTLGH